GCATCAGATCGCGTGTTAGATAGCTCCGAGTACTACCCTAATCCACACAGGCCATGCCGTGACGATTCGGCGATGCTGGTGCAGAATAATATGCAGGCCCCGATCATTGCCTCGCTTTACAATAAAGACCGGATGGATAAAAgaatcttcctcctcctcttcagACTACGATGGGCCATCGATCCAACCACACGAAATTTTGAAATCGCTTCATTGTTGGACCTGAACATCCGAACATGGCGGGGGACCATGCCATGACGCAACGCGATGCAGGGCCGGCCGTTGATGCGCGCACGGGCGTGGGagtgggtggggggggggggggggggaccgGATCTCGAGACCGGCGGATGATGAAAGCCGACAGGATAAATCATGGAGCGTGCTCTAGAAATCATTCAGCTGCGACGGTTTCTCTCCAAATTTCATCGGACCTTGCAAATTCCGGAAGAAAACCGTTCAAACTTCAACCTATACGAGAGTGGAATGTGCATCTCTTACCTGATTCCTTGAATTCTTTATCCCACAATCTCGCCCGGTCATCGCAAAGCTTTGGATTTGGCTCGATTCCGACACCAGAATTTGGAATGGAAACTGCCTTCTCCAATTCCAACTGGATCGGGTCGTCCCTGGCTGCAGTGGCTTTCCTCCGAGCAGGCGGCCTGTCAACTGGCGGGCGTACTGCGCACAGCGAGCGAGACACTTGTTGGGCGGAGCCTTCCGGGACACGGACGGCGACCGCGACGCCGACGGACGGGGGCCGCTGCGGCGCGGGCACGCCGCGCGCTGGACCGGGGCCATGTGATCCCCGGCCGGTCGCGCACGCCTCCAGCCCCGTCcgcccgacgcgccgccgcgtTTGTCGCCGCCCGAGCCGGACGCATCcacccaccggccaccgccgagCGAGCTCCCACAGCCAGGAATCCCGGTGCCTCGCTCGCCTCCACAGAAACGGAGGGAAAGCCGTGCCCGACAGCAACGCCTGATGATCGTACGTACGGTAGCCGGCGTCGCTGGCCGGGGAACCCAAATCCGGTGGGGCACCTCGGTCGGTGAGAAAGATCTATCGCCAAGGAACTGATGCTCACCAGTCACCAAGGAAACTGAAAGAAATTAAATTgcaaaaaaagaagaaattgTGGCGAGGGCGAGGAAGAAAAGGAAGCGAAAGATTCAGTCTTTGAGCTTGGAGCAGCGAAGAATCGTTCACTGATCACTCGGAATGCAGAGTAGTACAGTAATGTACAAGGAAGTAGCGAGTACAACAGCGCACACACACGCGGATCATTAGCTCCCTCGCGGCGTAGGGGACGGCCACTAATTACAAAACTTCCCAACAATGGCGAGGGAGCGATCAATCGGGAGCAATCAGTCCACGACGCACACAGGAGAAGCGAGGGAGAGGTCTAGATTAATGGAGCGGTTAACTAGGCTCTTGGTTggtcgggggcggcggcgctagtaGGAGCAGGCGACCCTGAGCATGGAGCGGCCGCGGAGCATGCCGCGGTAGAGCGCCTCCCGGTTCGCCGGcatggccgcggcggcgcacgacggctcggcctcccgcggcgcgcggggggcggaGGACGCGGGGGCGGCGCCATTAGTGTCGACGACGTCGTCCGCGAAGCGCACCCGCTTcttgcccccgcgccgcgcctcctTCCGCTTCTTCCGCTTCTCTGCGACGCACGCACGTCAGCAACCAAGAACCGTACGGCTGGCCGCGACGTCGTGGCCACGGTCGGTCGGTCAAGGCTCGAGAACTAAGGCGGAGATGGGCTTACCGGACGAGGAGAGGCACGGCCGGAGGCGAGGAGACGGAGTGCctgcggcgtcggcgtcg
The genomic region above belongs to Panicum hallii strain FIL2 chromosome 4, PHallii_v3.1, whole genome shotgun sequence and contains:
- the LOC112889187 gene encoding uncharacterized protein LOC112889187 is translated as MIRIFLTDRGAPPDLGSPASDAGYRTYDHQALLSGTAFPPFLWRRARHRDSWLWELARRWPVGGCVRLGRRQTRRRVGRTGLEACATGRGSHGPGPARGVPAPQRPPSVGVAVAVRVPEGSAQQVSRSLCAVRPPVDRPPARRKATAARDDPIQLELEKAVSIPNSGVGIEPNPKLCDDRARLWDKEFKESGSILRDMNLEMNTRTSYCGRHFQFLTN
- the LOC112889549 gene encoding uncharacterized protein LOC112889549 codes for the protein MAPSSSSSSAGSHAGLAIAATAMALSGTLVLFSLCRAKQPQLVPSSDADAAGTPSPRLRPCLSSSEKRKKRKEARRGGKKRVRFADDVVDTNGAAPASSAPRAPREAEPSCAAAAMPANREALYRGMLRGRSMLRVACSY